In one window of Porites lutea chromosome 8, jaPorLute2.1, whole genome shotgun sequence DNA:
- the LOC140945113 gene encoding uncharacterized protein, with translation MKASVAFVLLAFLSATTAKVHVQSRKASKVIEDPDEANNFLKRQSGCRTCDSKETCCEPSFCQVTGPSAGKCSKHPTEIAREKEIAREKEIALETVIPQVWERLQELFGEWK, from the exons ATGAAAGCGTCCGTGGCCTTTGTTTTGCTTGCCTTTCTGTCCGCGACAACTGCAAAAGTTCATGTTCAAAGCAGGAAGGCTTCCAAG GTCATTGAGGACCCAGATGAAGCAAATAACTTCCTCAAGAGACAATCTGGATGTAGAACGTGTGACTCAAAGGAGACCTGCTGCGAGCCTAGTTTTTGCCA GGTCACTGGTCCCTCAGCTGGAAAATGTTCCAAACATCCAACAGAGATTGCTCGTGAGAAAGAGATTGCTCGTGAGAAAGAGATTGCACTTGAGACAGTAATCCCACAAGTCTGGGAACGCCTTCAAGAACTCTTCGGCGAGTGGAAATAA